The Streptomyces avermitilis MA-4680 = NBRC 14893 genome contains a region encoding:
- a CDS encoding TetR/AcrR family transcriptional regulator: MATERKPPRGTRKRDVPLTKDGICAMALQLIDADGVEALTMRKLATALDANPMSLYHHVPNKDAVLRGVAHRVGSQFSAGQREDVPWQDQLRELARDFRELSHRHPKLMGYSFTRPDYVQPEDPFWQALIDILAAAKLPDEEIPRVAATLVGVFTGLLLGELNGALQRWATLPPAPSGPDGEDAPPPSKDVIDTMFNSALDAAVSGVENHVARVREGA; the protein is encoded by the coding sequence ATGGCGACTGAACGGAAGCCCCCTCGGGGCACAAGAAAGAGAGACGTACCGCTCACCAAGGACGGCATCTGCGCCATGGCGTTGCAGCTCATCGACGCCGACGGGGTCGAGGCGCTCACCATGCGCAAACTCGCGACCGCGCTCGATGCGAACCCGATGTCGCTGTACCACCACGTGCCGAACAAGGACGCCGTGCTGCGCGGCGTGGCCCACCGGGTCGGTTCGCAGTTCAGCGCGGGGCAGCGGGAGGACGTCCCCTGGCAGGACCAGCTGCGTGAACTGGCCCGGGACTTCCGCGAACTGTCGCACCGTCATCCGAAACTGATGGGGTATTCCTTCACGCGCCCCGACTACGTGCAGCCGGAGGACCCCTTCTGGCAGGCACTGATCGACATCCTGGCCGCCGCGAAACTGCCCGACGAGGAGATTCCGCGCGTCGCCGCGACCCTGGTCGGTGTGTTCACGGGTCTGCTGCTCGGCGAACTGAACGGGGCACTGCAGCGGTGGGCCACCCTGCCACCGGCACCGTCGGGCCCCGACGGGGAAGACGCGCCCCCGCCCTCCAAGGACGTGATCGACACCATGTTCAACTCCGCGCTGGACGCTGCGGTCTCCGGAGTGGAGAACCATGTCGCACGAGTCCGCGAGGGGGCGTGA
- a CDS encoding TetR/AcrR family transcriptional regulator, producing the protein MERAKRTPRGTRKRDVPLTEAGICTSALRLIDADGVEALTMRKLAAALDANPMSLYHHVPNKEALLGGVARMVGARFRTVTLEDAPWQERVRLLATDFRTLAHRHPNLMAYSFSQPDFIQPEDPFWVALTAVLAAAGVPQSEIPQLAALVCAVVIGVMIAELNGALHRWSNLQPATPASGEDGPTNEGFGEDRMFRLVLDTIISGLESRLTADHAGGREGQPPQNSGCASGRIPRQLRPPAAHCEGESPGNPVSGMAAGLDPEVQ; encoded by the coding sequence ATGGAAAGAGCGAAGCGTACCCCTAGAGGTACTCGGAAGAGGGATGTGCCTCTGACCGAGGCAGGGATCTGCACCTCCGCCCTGCGGCTCATCGACGCGGACGGGGTCGAGGCACTCACGATGCGCAAACTCGCCGCCGCGCTGGACGCGAACCCGATGTCGCTGTACCACCACGTGCCGAACAAGGAAGCATTGCTGGGTGGCGTGGCGAGAATGGTCGGCGCCCGGTTCCGCACCGTGACACTCGAGGACGCTCCCTGGCAGGAGCGCGTGCGCCTGCTTGCCACGGATTTCCGGACGCTGGCACACCGCCACCCCAACCTCATGGCCTACTCGTTCAGTCAGCCGGACTTCATCCAGCCCGAAGATCCCTTCTGGGTCGCGCTGACCGCCGTACTGGCCGCCGCAGGGGTGCCGCAGTCGGAGATCCCGCAGCTCGCCGCGCTCGTGTGCGCCGTCGTCATCGGCGTGATGATCGCCGAGCTCAACGGCGCGCTGCACCGGTGGTCGAACCTCCAGCCCGCCACACCCGCCTCCGGCGAGGACGGCCCGACGAACGAGGGCTTTGGCGAGGACCGGATGTTCCGCCTGGTGCTGGACACGATCATCAGCGGCCTGGAAAGCCGGCTCACAGCCGATCACGCCGGTGGGCGCGAGGGCCAGCCCCCGCAGAACTCCGGGTGCGCCTCCGGACGCATCCCCCGTCAACTCCGACCACCGGCCGCACACTGTGAAGGAGAGTCCCCGGGGAATCCTGTCTCGGGCATGGCGGCCGGTCTCGATCCGGAAGTTCAGTGA
- a CDS encoding NIPSNAP family protein, translating to MSQYQLRVYTLRSPEALVAYENIWSQHIPGMAKHRITTHGVWTVPAAPGSEEPQLYALVSYRDADDVQERLEAYLSSPEFRADMEGFDISQIVGVAESVLTPTADSPLR from the coding sequence ATGTCCCAGTACCAGCTTCGTGTCTACACCCTGCGCAGCCCTGAGGCGCTCGTCGCCTACGAGAACATCTGGTCCCAGCACATTCCCGGTATGGCCAAGCACAGGATCACCACACACGGCGTTTGGACGGTGCCTGCGGCCCCCGGGAGTGAGGAGCCCCAGCTGTACGCCCTCGTTTCTTACCGGGACGCCGACGACGTTCAGGAGCGGCTGGAGGCGTACCTGTCCAGCCCCGAATTCCGGGCGGACATGGAGGGCTTCGACATCAGCCAGATCGTCGGCGTCGCCGAGTCCGTGCTGACGCCCACCGCCGACTCACCCTTGCGGTGA
- a CDS encoding SsgA family sporulation/cell division regulator gives MESLKTVMQEVAVQLVVSRTYSLSMCMSLRYEPTDPYVVRATFFTHTDEPTEWVLGRDLLADGLRGSAGCGDIRVWPAVGRGDKAMYIVLGAPAGTALLEVPVQDVKTFLESAEALVPRGTESGHIDWDREVANLFAKG, from the coding sequence AGGAGGTGGCCGTGCAGCTTGTCGTCTCGCGCACCTACTCGCTGTCCATGTGTATGAGCCTGCGGTACGAGCCCACTGACCCCTATGTCGTCCGTGCCACCTTTTTCACCCACACCGACGAGCCGACCGAGTGGGTCCTGGGGCGTGATCTTCTGGCCGATGGCCTAAGGGGTTCCGCAGGCTGTGGGGACATCCGGGTCTGGCCGGCCGTCGGCCGTGGTGACAAAGCGATGTACATCGTCCTCGGGGCTCCCGCGGGCACCGCCTTGCTCGAGGTTCCCGTGCAGGACGTCAAGACCTTCCTGGAGAGCGCGGAGGCGCTTGTGCCGCGGGGTACCGAGTCCGGACACATCGACTGGGACCGAGAAGTGGCGAACCTGTTTGCAAAAGGCTGA